A genomic region of Brienomyrus brachyistius isolate T26 chromosome 6, BBRACH_0.4, whole genome shotgun sequence contains the following coding sequences:
- the hipk1a gene encoding homeodomain-interacting protein kinase 1 isoform X7 encodes MASQPQVFSSPSVSSSAFSCVKKLKVENCLWDVTSQSGESKYYLPSPSQGNAATPTSSGFNTAYGSSNLIPPPAGGSRGQIVVRAADSTGSLPGPSSSSSSSSTSSSSSSCRVNEAASSKSHGVYQRQHNLKRKNEEVDSSDSVQILEELSAPALSHRVGGDGTTVQSIAHSTSTTKSSNSHSEGDYQLVQHEILCSMSNSYEVLEFLGRGTFGQVAKCWKRGTNEIVAIKILKNHPSYARQGQIEVSILSLLSTENADEFNFVRSLECFQHKNHTCLVFEMLEQNLYDFLKQSKFSPLPLKSIRPVLQQVATALTKLKSLGLIHADLKPENIMLVDPVRQPFRVKVIDFGSASYVSKAVCSTYLQSRYYRAPEIILGLPFCEAIDMWSLGCVIAELFLGWPLYPGASEYDQIRYISQTQGLPAEYLLSAGTKTSRFFNRGPDSSYPLWRLKTPAEHEAEMGIKSKEARKYIFNCLDDMMQVNMTNLEGTDMLAEKADRREFIDLLKKMLTLDADKRITPMKTLSHSFVTMTHLLHFPHSSHVKSCFQNMEICKRRCTAFDNGKNLFSSNSTPGAATNLTVTFSSQLNQHNQVASAGGPSLSLSSNVPLLNYQPALYQQATINIPGFTQQSVPLPARPPQLCAQPEPFQQTLIVCPPTIQGLQSSSKHSSFPVRMDNTVPMVAQNQSSQPLQIQPGMLAQAWPAGTQQILIPSTWQQMPGVALHNPSQSVITDSPLGALLSDSSTQQVPNWRGCHGGQHNSVPQHTSILGGHLGSSQSLNMGASNARTQQGGQLGPRARVRHSDSRIRPKSLLQPSAHVVQNSPLLNSPAYNAVLSQPIIISDTPSPAVSIITIHSDTEDEDDRKFPTVSCGAPQRSNVISCVTVHDSQDSDSSTSSPLSPRHLPSFVETSNPLPRSLAIMVPPVKAQPGENAVSGQPLNACSKLKKGAVHQPCGAGISSTSRHHQAIASRSQPLNLTQVQPSAITSQDRTAGGSLRRQPAYHAAASSHSSFSLQEAPIFSSAPSFYAYPASAALASVSQAVDQLHNSSAAASSSSSSGRHVGGSYSSSYSLLPKNGAVARAQYQHQFPGQPYARSAAGQAGYQLGHRKLDRQYLYL; translated from the exons ATGGCCTCCCAACCTCAGGTCTTTTCATCCCCTTCAGTGTCCTCCAGTGCCTTTTCCTGTGTGAAAAAGCTGAAGGTGGAGAACTGTTTATGGGATGTAACAAGCCAATCGGGTGAGAGCAAGTACTACCTGCCCAGCCCCTCTCAGGGAAATGCTGCCACCCCCACATCCTCTGGCTTTAACACTGCATATGGCTCATCGAACCTGATTCCCCCTCCAGCAGGGGGCTCCCGTGGGCAGATTGTGGTTCGTGCCGCGGACAGCACAGGCAGTCTTCCGGGgccctcctcgtcctcctcttcctcctccacctcctcctcctcctcgagcTGCCGCGTGAATGAAGCCGCCTCCTCCAAGTCTCACGGTGTCTACCAGAGGCAGCACAAtctgaaacgcaaaaatgaaGAGGTCGACAGCAGCGACAGCGTCCAGATTCTGGAAGAGCTCTCTGCCCCCGCGCTCTCCCACCGGGTCGGGGGCGATGGAACTACTGTCCAGTCTATTGCTCATTCCACCTCCACCACTAAGAGTAGCAACTCCCACAGCGAAGGGGACTACCAACTGGTACAGCATGAGATCCTTTGCTCCATGTCCAACAGCTATGAGGTTCTGGAGTTTCTAGGCCGGGGAACGTTTGGGCAGGTGGCCAAGTGTTGGAAGCGTGGCACTAATGAGATTGTGGCAATTAAGATCCTGAAAAACCATCCATCGTACGCCCGCCAGGGGCAAATCGAG GTGAGCATCCTGAGCCTGCTAAGCACGGAGAATGCAGACGAGTTCAATTTTGTGCGGTCGCTTGAGTGCTTCCAACACAAGAACCACACTTGTCTGGTGTTTGAGATGCTGGAGCAGAACCTCTACGACTTCTTGAAGCAAAGCAAGTTCAGTCCGCTGCCTCTGAAGTCCATCCGGCCcgtgctgcagcaggtggccacTGCTCTCACTAAGCTGAAGAGCCTGGGCCTCATCCATGCTGACCTCAAGCCTGAGAACATCATGCTGGTGGACCCCGTCCGCCAGCCCTTCCGTGTCAAGGTCATCGATTTTGGCTCCGCCAGTTACGTCTCAAAGGCAGTTTGCTCCACCTACCTTCAGTCGCGCTATTACCG GGCCCCTGAGATCATCCTAGGGCTTCCTTTCTGTGAGGCCATCGACATGTGGTCCCTGGGGTGCGTTATAGCTGAGCTCTTCCTCGGATGGCCGTTGTACCCCGGAGCTTCCGAATATGACCAG ATTCGTTACATCTCCCAGACCCAAGGGTTGCCGGCTGAGTACCTTCTGAGTGCAGGAACCAAAACCAGCCGCTTCTTCAACAGAGGCCCTGATTCCAGCTACCCCCTCTGGAGACTGAAA ACACCTGCAGAACATGAGGCAGAAATGGGCATAAAGTCGAAGGAGGCTCGCAAATACATCTTTAACTGCCTAGACGACATGATGCAG GTGAACATGACCAATCTGGAAGGGACTGACATGCTGGCAGAGAAGGCTGATAGGAGGGAATTTATTGACCTGCTGAAGAAGATGCTGACCCTGGATGCAGACAAACGAATCACCCCCATGAAGACCCTGAGCCACTCCTTCGTCACCATGACCCACTTGCTCCATTTTCCACACAGCTCACA TGTGAAGTCCTGTTTCCAGAACATGGAGATATGTAAGCGCCGGTGCACTGCCTTTGACAACGGGAAGAACCTCTTCTCTAGCAACAGCACGCCTGGGGCAGCCACTAACCTCACAGTTACCTTCAGCAGTCAGCTCAACCAGCACAATCAG GTGGCTTCTGCTGGTGGTCCATCTCTTTCTTTGAGCAGCAACGTCCCACTGCTCAACTACCAGCCTGCTCTCTACCAGCAGGCCACCATCAACATCCCAGGCTTCACCCAGCAGAGTGTCCCGCTGCCAGCCCGGCCTCCCCAGCTGTGTGCCCAACCCGAGCCCTTCCAGCAGACGCTCATCGTGTGCCCTCCTACCATCCAAG GGCTGCAGTCCTCCAGTAAGCACTCCAGTTTTCCGGTGAGGATGGACAACACTGTGCCTATGGTCGCCCAGAACCAATCCAGCCAACCTCTACAGATTCAGCCAGGCATGCTCGCACAG GCATGGCCGGCTGGCACTCAGCAGATACTCATCCCGTCCACCTGGCAGCAGATGCCCGGTGTGGCCCTCCACAATCCCTCGCAGTCAGTCATCACTGACTCGCCACTAGGGGCGCTGCTCTCCGACAGCTCCACCCAGCAAGTCCCCAACTGGAG GGGCTGTCACGGCGGGCAGCACAACAGCGTCCCACAGCACACCTCCATTCTGGGTGGTCACCTGGGCTCCTCTCAGTCTCTCAACATGGGCGCAAGCAATGCAAGGACACAGCAAGGCGGGCAGCTGGGGCCCAGGGCCAGAGTGCGGCACTCTGACAGCAGAATAAG GCCGAAGtctctgctgcagcccagtgccCATGTCGTGCAGAACAGCCCGCTACTGAACTCGCCAGCTTACAACGCCGTCCTCTCTCAGCCAATCATCATCTCCGACACTCCGAGCCCTGCCGTCAGCATCATCACAATCCACAGTGACACGGAGGATGAGGACGATCGGAAGTTTCCCACAGTCAG CTGTGGGGCCCCCCAACGGTCCAACGTTATCAGCTGCGTAACCGTCCATGACTCCCAGGACTCGGACTcctccaccagcagcccgctcAGCCCCAGGCACCTGCCCAGCTTCGTGGAGACGTCCAACCCCTTGCCTCGCTCCCTGGCCATCATGGTGCCCCCCGTTAAGGCCCAGCCTGGAGAGAATGCTGTGTCAG GACAGCCTCTAAATGCCTGCAGTAAGCTGAAAAAGGGGGCCGTTCATCAGCCTTGCGGTGCTGGGATCTCGAGCACCAGTCGGCACCACCAGGCCATCGCCAGCCGCTCCCAGCCGCTCAACCTGACTCAG GTTCAACCATCTGCCATAACATCTCAAGACAGGACGGCTGGTGGGTCCCTGCGCCGGCAGCCCGCCTACCATGCTGCTGCCTCCTCCCATTCCTCTTTCAGCCTGCAGGAGGCGCCCATTTTCAGCTCGGCTCCCAGCTTCTACGCTTACCCCGCTTCTGCAGCCTTGGCTTCCGTCTCCCAGGCAGTGGATCAGCTGCACAACTCGTCCGCCGccgcctcttcctcctcttcctccggcCGTCATGTTGGCGGCTCATACTCCTCCTCTTACAGCCTCCTGCCGAAGAACGGAGCAGTGGCCCGGGCTCAGTACCAGCACCAGTTTCCGGGCCAGCCCTATGCCCGCTCGGCTGCTGGCCAGGCCGGCTACCAGCTGGGTCACCGCAAGCTGGACAGACAGTACCTTTACCTATGA
- the hipk1a gene encoding homeodomain-interacting protein kinase 1 isoform X8: MASQPQVFSSPSVSSSAFSCVKKLKVENCLWDVTSQSGESKYYLPSPSQGNAATPTSSGFNTAYGSSNLIPPPAGGSRGQIVVRAADSTGSLPGPSSSSSSSSTSSSSSSCRVNEAASSKSHGVYQRQHNLKRKNEEVDSSDSVQILEELSAPALSHRVGGDGTTVQSIAHSTSTTKSSNSHSEGDYQLVQHEILCSMSNSYEVLEFLGRGTFGQVAKCWKRGTNEIVAIKILKNHPSYARQGQIEVSILSLLSTENADEFNFVRSLECFQHKNHTCLVFEMLEQNLYDFLKQSKFSPLPLKSIRPVLQQVATALTKLKSLGLIHADLKPENIMLVDPVRQPFRVKVIDFGSASYVSKAVCSTYLQSRYYRAPEIILGLPFCEAIDMWSLGCVIAELFLGWPLYPGASEYDQIRYISQTQGLPAEYLLSAGTKTSRFFNRGPDSSYPLWRLKTPAEHEAEMGIKSKEARKYIFNCLDDMMQVNMTNLEGTDMLAEKADRREFIDLLKKMLTLDADKRITPMKTLSHSFVTMTHLLHFPHSSHVKSCFQNMEICKRRCTAFDNGKNLFSSNSTPGAATNLTVTFSSQLNQHNQQATINIPGFTQQSVPLPARPPQLCAQPEPFQQTLIVCPPTIQGLQSSSKHSSFPVRMDNTVPMVAQNQSSQPLQIQPGMLAQQAWPAGTQQILIPSTWQQMPGVALHNPSQSVITDSPLGALLSDSSTQQVPNWRGCHGGQHNSVPQHTSILGGHLGSSQSLNMGASNARTQQGGQLGPRARVRHSDSRIRPKSLLQPSAHVVQNSPLLNSPAYNAVLSQPIIISDTPSPAVSIITIHSDTEDEDDRKFPTVSCGAPQRSNVISCVTVHDSQDSDSSTSSPLSPRHLPSFVETSNPLPRSLAIMVPPVKAQPGENAVSGQPLNACSKLKKGAVHQPCGAGISSTSRHHQAIASRSQPLNLTQVQPSAITSQDRTAGGSLRRQPAYHAAASSHSSFSLQEAPIFSSAPSFYAYPASAALASVSQAVDQLHNSSAAASSSSSSGRHVGGSYSSSYSLLPKNGAVARAQYQHQFPGQPYARSAAGQAGYQLGHRKLDRQYLYL, encoded by the exons ATGGCCTCCCAACCTCAGGTCTTTTCATCCCCTTCAGTGTCCTCCAGTGCCTTTTCCTGTGTGAAAAAGCTGAAGGTGGAGAACTGTTTATGGGATGTAACAAGCCAATCGGGTGAGAGCAAGTACTACCTGCCCAGCCCCTCTCAGGGAAATGCTGCCACCCCCACATCCTCTGGCTTTAACACTGCATATGGCTCATCGAACCTGATTCCCCCTCCAGCAGGGGGCTCCCGTGGGCAGATTGTGGTTCGTGCCGCGGACAGCACAGGCAGTCTTCCGGGgccctcctcgtcctcctcttcctcctccacctcctcctcctcctcgagcTGCCGCGTGAATGAAGCCGCCTCCTCCAAGTCTCACGGTGTCTACCAGAGGCAGCACAAtctgaaacgcaaaaatgaaGAGGTCGACAGCAGCGACAGCGTCCAGATTCTGGAAGAGCTCTCTGCCCCCGCGCTCTCCCACCGGGTCGGGGGCGATGGAACTACTGTCCAGTCTATTGCTCATTCCACCTCCACCACTAAGAGTAGCAACTCCCACAGCGAAGGGGACTACCAACTGGTACAGCATGAGATCCTTTGCTCCATGTCCAACAGCTATGAGGTTCTGGAGTTTCTAGGCCGGGGAACGTTTGGGCAGGTGGCCAAGTGTTGGAAGCGTGGCACTAATGAGATTGTGGCAATTAAGATCCTGAAAAACCATCCATCGTACGCCCGCCAGGGGCAAATCGAG GTGAGCATCCTGAGCCTGCTAAGCACGGAGAATGCAGACGAGTTCAATTTTGTGCGGTCGCTTGAGTGCTTCCAACACAAGAACCACACTTGTCTGGTGTTTGAGATGCTGGAGCAGAACCTCTACGACTTCTTGAAGCAAAGCAAGTTCAGTCCGCTGCCTCTGAAGTCCATCCGGCCcgtgctgcagcaggtggccacTGCTCTCACTAAGCTGAAGAGCCTGGGCCTCATCCATGCTGACCTCAAGCCTGAGAACATCATGCTGGTGGACCCCGTCCGCCAGCCCTTCCGTGTCAAGGTCATCGATTTTGGCTCCGCCAGTTACGTCTCAAAGGCAGTTTGCTCCACCTACCTTCAGTCGCGCTATTACCG GGCCCCTGAGATCATCCTAGGGCTTCCTTTCTGTGAGGCCATCGACATGTGGTCCCTGGGGTGCGTTATAGCTGAGCTCTTCCTCGGATGGCCGTTGTACCCCGGAGCTTCCGAATATGACCAG ATTCGTTACATCTCCCAGACCCAAGGGTTGCCGGCTGAGTACCTTCTGAGTGCAGGAACCAAAACCAGCCGCTTCTTCAACAGAGGCCCTGATTCCAGCTACCCCCTCTGGAGACTGAAA ACACCTGCAGAACATGAGGCAGAAATGGGCATAAAGTCGAAGGAGGCTCGCAAATACATCTTTAACTGCCTAGACGACATGATGCAG GTGAACATGACCAATCTGGAAGGGACTGACATGCTGGCAGAGAAGGCTGATAGGAGGGAATTTATTGACCTGCTGAAGAAGATGCTGACCCTGGATGCAGACAAACGAATCACCCCCATGAAGACCCTGAGCCACTCCTTCGTCACCATGACCCACTTGCTCCATTTTCCACACAGCTCACA TGTGAAGTCCTGTTTCCAGAACATGGAGATATGTAAGCGCCGGTGCACTGCCTTTGACAACGGGAAGAACCTCTTCTCTAGCAACAGCACGCCTGGGGCAGCCACTAACCTCACAGTTACCTTCAGCAGTCAGCTCAACCAGCACAATCAG CAGGCCACCATCAACATCCCAGGCTTCACCCAGCAGAGTGTCCCGCTGCCAGCCCGGCCTCCCCAGCTGTGTGCCCAACCCGAGCCCTTCCAGCAGACGCTCATCGTGTGCCCTCCTACCATCCAAG GGCTGCAGTCCTCCAGTAAGCACTCCAGTTTTCCGGTGAGGATGGACAACACTGTGCCTATGGTCGCCCAGAACCAATCCAGCCAACCTCTACAGATTCAGCCAGGCATGCTCGCACAG CAGGCATGGCCGGCTGGCACTCAGCAGATACTCATCCCGTCCACCTGGCAGCAGATGCCCGGTGTGGCCCTCCACAATCCCTCGCAGTCAGTCATCACTGACTCGCCACTAGGGGCGCTGCTCTCCGACAGCTCCACCCAGCAAGTCCCCAACTGGAG GGGCTGTCACGGCGGGCAGCACAACAGCGTCCCACAGCACACCTCCATTCTGGGTGGTCACCTGGGCTCCTCTCAGTCTCTCAACATGGGCGCAAGCAATGCAAGGACACAGCAAGGCGGGCAGCTGGGGCCCAGGGCCAGAGTGCGGCACTCTGACAGCAGAATAAG GCCGAAGtctctgctgcagcccagtgccCATGTCGTGCAGAACAGCCCGCTACTGAACTCGCCAGCTTACAACGCCGTCCTCTCTCAGCCAATCATCATCTCCGACACTCCGAGCCCTGCCGTCAGCATCATCACAATCCACAGTGACACGGAGGATGAGGACGATCGGAAGTTTCCCACAGTCAG CTGTGGGGCCCCCCAACGGTCCAACGTTATCAGCTGCGTAACCGTCCATGACTCCCAGGACTCGGACTcctccaccagcagcccgctcAGCCCCAGGCACCTGCCCAGCTTCGTGGAGACGTCCAACCCCTTGCCTCGCTCCCTGGCCATCATGGTGCCCCCCGTTAAGGCCCAGCCTGGAGAGAATGCTGTGTCAG GACAGCCTCTAAATGCCTGCAGTAAGCTGAAAAAGGGGGCCGTTCATCAGCCTTGCGGTGCTGGGATCTCGAGCACCAGTCGGCACCACCAGGCCATCGCCAGCCGCTCCCAGCCGCTCAACCTGACTCAG GTTCAACCATCTGCCATAACATCTCAAGACAGGACGGCTGGTGGGTCCCTGCGCCGGCAGCCCGCCTACCATGCTGCTGCCTCCTCCCATTCCTCTTTCAGCCTGCAGGAGGCGCCCATTTTCAGCTCGGCTCCCAGCTTCTACGCTTACCCCGCTTCTGCAGCCTTGGCTTCCGTCTCCCAGGCAGTGGATCAGCTGCACAACTCGTCCGCCGccgcctcttcctcctcttcctccggcCGTCATGTTGGCGGCTCATACTCCTCCTCTTACAGCCTCCTGCCGAAGAACGGAGCAGTGGCCCGGGCTCAGTACCAGCACCAGTTTCCGGGCCAGCCCTATGCCCGCTCGGCTGCTGGCCAGGCCGGCTACCAGCTGGGTCACCGCAAGCTGGACAGACAGTACCTTTACCTATGA
- the hipk1a gene encoding homeodomain-interacting protein kinase 1 isoform X4, with translation MASQPQVFSSPSVSSSAFSCVKKLKVENCLWDVTSQSAGGSRGQIVVRAADSTGSLPGPSSSSSSSSTSSSSSSCRVNEAASSKSHGVYQRQHNLKRKNEEVDSSDSVQILEELSAPALSHRVGGDGTTVQSIAHSTSTTKSSNSHSEGDYQLVQHEILCSMSNSYEVLEFLGRGTFGQVAKCWKRGTNEIVAIKILKNHPSYARQGQIEVSILSLLSTENADEFNFVRSLECFQHKNHTCLVFEMLEQNLYDFLKQSKFSPLPLKSIRPVLQQVATALTKLKSLGLIHADLKPENIMLVDPVRQPFRVKVIDFGSASYVSKAVCSTYLQSRYYRAPEIILGLPFCEAIDMWSLGCVIAELFLGWPLYPGASEYDQIRYISQTQGLPAEYLLSAGTKTSRFFNRGPDSSYPLWRLKTPAEHEAEMGIKSKEARKYIFNCLDDMMQVNMTNLEGTDMLAEKADRREFIDLLKKMLTLDADKRITPMKTLSHSFVTMTHLLHFPHSSHVKSCFQNMEICKRRCTAFDNGKNLFSSNSTPGAATNLTVTFSSQLNQHNQVASAGGPSLSLSSNVPLLNYQPALYQQATINIPGFTQQSVPLPARPPQLCAQPEPFQQTLIVCPPTIQGLQSSSKHSSFPVRMDNTVPMVAQNQSSQPLQIQPGMLAQGSCTPLMVATLHPHMAAVAPQYSVPLALGCGAGRPALLEQTATMLQAWPAGTQQILIPSTWQQMPGVALHNPSQSVITDSPLGALLSDSSTQQVPNWRGCHGGQHNSVPQHTSILGGHLGSSQSLNMGASNARTQQGGQLGPRARVRHSDSRIRPKSLLQPSAHVVQNSPLLNSPAYNAVLSQPIIISDTPSPAVSIITIHSDTEDEDDRKFPTVSCGAPQRSNVISCVTVHDSQDSDSSTSSPLSPRHLPSFVETSNPLPRSLAIMVPPVKAQPGENAVSGQPLNACSKLKKGAVHQPCGAGISSTSRHHQAIASRSQPLNLTQVQPSAITSQDRTAGGSLRRQPAYHAAASSHSSFSLQEAPIFSSAPSFYAYPASAALASVSQAVDQLHNSSAAASSSSSSGRHVGGSYSSSYSLLPKNGAVARAQYQHQFPGQPYARSAAGQAGYQLGHRKLDRQYLYL, from the exons ATGGCCTCCCAACCTCAGGTCTTTTCATCCCCTTCAGTGTCCTCCAGTGCCTTTTCCTGTGTGAAAAAGCTGAAGGTGGAGAACTGTTTATGGGATGTAACAAGCCAATCGG CAGGGGGCTCCCGTGGGCAGATTGTGGTTCGTGCCGCGGACAGCACAGGCAGTCTTCCGGGgccctcctcgtcctcctcttcctcctccacctcctcctcctcctcgagcTGCCGCGTGAATGAAGCCGCCTCCTCCAAGTCTCACGGTGTCTACCAGAGGCAGCACAAtctgaaacgcaaaaatgaaGAGGTCGACAGCAGCGACAGCGTCCAGATTCTGGAAGAGCTCTCTGCCCCCGCGCTCTCCCACCGGGTCGGGGGCGATGGAACTACTGTCCAGTCTATTGCTCATTCCACCTCCACCACTAAGAGTAGCAACTCCCACAGCGAAGGGGACTACCAACTGGTACAGCATGAGATCCTTTGCTCCATGTCCAACAGCTATGAGGTTCTGGAGTTTCTAGGCCGGGGAACGTTTGGGCAGGTGGCCAAGTGTTGGAAGCGTGGCACTAATGAGATTGTGGCAATTAAGATCCTGAAAAACCATCCATCGTACGCCCGCCAGGGGCAAATCGAG GTGAGCATCCTGAGCCTGCTAAGCACGGAGAATGCAGACGAGTTCAATTTTGTGCGGTCGCTTGAGTGCTTCCAACACAAGAACCACACTTGTCTGGTGTTTGAGATGCTGGAGCAGAACCTCTACGACTTCTTGAAGCAAAGCAAGTTCAGTCCGCTGCCTCTGAAGTCCATCCGGCCcgtgctgcagcaggtggccacTGCTCTCACTAAGCTGAAGAGCCTGGGCCTCATCCATGCTGACCTCAAGCCTGAGAACATCATGCTGGTGGACCCCGTCCGCCAGCCCTTCCGTGTCAAGGTCATCGATTTTGGCTCCGCCAGTTACGTCTCAAAGGCAGTTTGCTCCACCTACCTTCAGTCGCGCTATTACCG GGCCCCTGAGATCATCCTAGGGCTTCCTTTCTGTGAGGCCATCGACATGTGGTCCCTGGGGTGCGTTATAGCTGAGCTCTTCCTCGGATGGCCGTTGTACCCCGGAGCTTCCGAATATGACCAG ATTCGTTACATCTCCCAGACCCAAGGGTTGCCGGCTGAGTACCTTCTGAGTGCAGGAACCAAAACCAGCCGCTTCTTCAACAGAGGCCCTGATTCCAGCTACCCCCTCTGGAGACTGAAA ACACCTGCAGAACATGAGGCAGAAATGGGCATAAAGTCGAAGGAGGCTCGCAAATACATCTTTAACTGCCTAGACGACATGATGCAG GTGAACATGACCAATCTGGAAGGGACTGACATGCTGGCAGAGAAGGCTGATAGGAGGGAATTTATTGACCTGCTGAAGAAGATGCTGACCCTGGATGCAGACAAACGAATCACCCCCATGAAGACCCTGAGCCACTCCTTCGTCACCATGACCCACTTGCTCCATTTTCCACACAGCTCACA TGTGAAGTCCTGTTTCCAGAACATGGAGATATGTAAGCGCCGGTGCACTGCCTTTGACAACGGGAAGAACCTCTTCTCTAGCAACAGCACGCCTGGGGCAGCCACTAACCTCACAGTTACCTTCAGCAGTCAGCTCAACCAGCACAATCAG GTGGCTTCTGCTGGTGGTCCATCTCTTTCTTTGAGCAGCAACGTCCCACTGCTCAACTACCAGCCTGCTCTCTACCAGCAGGCCACCATCAACATCCCAGGCTTCACCCAGCAGAGTGTCCCGCTGCCAGCCCGGCCTCCCCAGCTGTGTGCCCAACCCGAGCCCTTCCAGCAGACGCTCATCGTGTGCCCTCCTACCATCCAAG GGCTGCAGTCCTCCAGTAAGCACTCCAGTTTTCCGGTGAGGATGGACAACACTGTGCCTATGGTCGCCCAGAACCAATCCAGCCAACCTCTACAGATTCAGCCAGGCATGCTCGCACAG GGCTCCTGCACCCCATTGATGGTGGCCACACTCCACCCCCATATGGCAGCAGTGGCTCCCCAGTACTCGGTCCCCCTGGCGCTGGGCTGTGGGGCCGGAAGGCCTGCCCTCTTGGAGCAGACTGCCACCATGCTG CAGGCATGGCCGGCTGGCACTCAGCAGATACTCATCCCGTCCACCTGGCAGCAGATGCCCGGTGTGGCCCTCCACAATCCCTCGCAGTCAGTCATCACTGACTCGCCACTAGGGGCGCTGCTCTCCGACAGCTCCACCCAGCAAGTCCCCAACTGGAG GGGCTGTCACGGCGGGCAGCACAACAGCGTCCCACAGCACACCTCCATTCTGGGTGGTCACCTGGGCTCCTCTCAGTCTCTCAACATGGGCGCAAGCAATGCAAGGACACAGCAAGGCGGGCAGCTGGGGCCCAGGGCCAGAGTGCGGCACTCTGACAGCAGAATAAG GCCGAAGtctctgctgcagcccagtgccCATGTCGTGCAGAACAGCCCGCTACTGAACTCGCCAGCTTACAACGCCGTCCTCTCTCAGCCAATCATCATCTCCGACACTCCGAGCCCTGCCGTCAGCATCATCACAATCCACAGTGACACGGAGGATGAGGACGATCGGAAGTTTCCCACAGTCAG CTGTGGGGCCCCCCAACGGTCCAACGTTATCAGCTGCGTAACCGTCCATGACTCCCAGGACTCGGACTcctccaccagcagcccgctcAGCCCCAGGCACCTGCCCAGCTTCGTGGAGACGTCCAACCCCTTGCCTCGCTCCCTGGCCATCATGGTGCCCCCCGTTAAGGCCCAGCCTGGAGAGAATGCTGTGTCAG GACAGCCTCTAAATGCCTGCAGTAAGCTGAAAAAGGGGGCCGTTCATCAGCCTTGCGGTGCTGGGATCTCGAGCACCAGTCGGCACCACCAGGCCATCGCCAGCCGCTCCCAGCCGCTCAACCTGACTCAG GTTCAACCATCTGCCATAACATCTCAAGACAGGACGGCTGGTGGGTCCCTGCGCCGGCAGCCCGCCTACCATGCTGCTGCCTCCTCCCATTCCTCTTTCAGCCTGCAGGAGGCGCCCATTTTCAGCTCGGCTCCCAGCTTCTACGCTTACCCCGCTTCTGCAGCCTTGGCTTCCGTCTCCCAGGCAGTGGATCAGCTGCACAACTCGTCCGCCGccgcctcttcctcctcttcctccggcCGTCATGTTGGCGGCTCATACTCCTCCTCTTACAGCCTCCTGCCGAAGAACGGAGCAGTGGCCCGGGCTCAGTACCAGCACCAGTTTCCGGGCCAGCCCTATGCCCGCTCGGCTGCTGGCCAGGCCGGCTACCAGCTGGGTCACCGCAAGCTGGACAGACAGTACCTTTACCTATGA